A single region of the Chrysoperla carnea chromosome 5, inChrCarn1.1, whole genome shotgun sequence genome encodes:
- the LOC123300999 gene encoding RNA-binding protein lark isoform X2: MPGFSSAGTFKIFVGNLAEKTAISDIKPLFEKYGKVIECDVVKNYGFVHMENESEGREAIQNLNGQMLSGQPMKCEAAKSRKGPGTPTTKIFVGNLNNTKAPVIRELFKKYGTVVECDIVRNYGFVHLESSGDVNEAIKELNGTIVDGQPMKVQLSTSRVRQKPGMGDPEQCYRCGRGGHWSKECPKGLGPDRFRDRMYRDYPPPPPPPFLRDRMMGRFGDAYDSYYDRARFDDSHDLFERRYNMGGRGGAGGRDFLPPPPIPPRRDPLPPLPPSMGMRGGPMRDSYSRGSSDYSMFSRRSPPSSSMRGSGMRDFSSSSRRYAPY; this comes from the exons ATGCCGGGCTTTAGCAGTGCGGgaactttcaaaatattcgtTGGAAATCTCGCAGAGAAAACAGCTATTTCTGATATTAAACCTTTGTTCGAAAAATACGGAAAAGTAATTGAATGCGATGTAGTCAAGAATTACGGTTTTGTACATATGGAGAACGAGTCGGAAGGTCGTGAGGCTATACAAAACTTAAATGGCCAGATGTTATCCGGTCAGCCGATGAAATGCGAAGCAGCAAAGAGTCGTAAAGGGCCAGGGActccaacaacaaaaatatttgttggtaatttaaataatacaaaagcgCCAGTGATACGCGAGTTGTTCAAAAAGTACGGAACGGTTGTTGAATGCGATATTGTACGGAACTACGGGTTTGTACATCTTGAATCCTCTGGTGACGTGAATGAAGCGATCAAAGAGTTGAACGGAACTATTGTGGACGGGCAGCCGATGAAGGTTCAGCTCTCGACGAGTCGCGTACGACAGAAGCCTGGAATGGGCGATCCCGAACAATGTTATCGGTGTGGTCGTGGCGGTCATTGGTCAAAGGAGTGTCCCAAAGGTTTGGGTCCTGATCGTTTCCGCGATCGTATGTATCGTGATTATCCACCACCACCTCCTCCGCCTTTCCTGCGCGACCGTATGATGGGACGATTCGGG GATGCTTATGATAGCTATTACGATCGGGCTAGATTCGATGACTCACATGACTTATTTGAACGACGATATAATATGGGTGGACGTGGAGGAGCAGGTGGAAGAGATTTCCTTCCACCACCTCCAATCCCACCAAGACGTGATCCATTGCCACCGTTGCCACCATCAATGGGAATGCGCGGTGGACCCATGAGAGATTCTTATTCACGTGGATCAAGTGATTATTCTATGTTCAGTCGAAGATCCCCACCATCAAGCTCAATGCGAGGATCTGGAATGag AGATTTTTCATCATCTTCAAGACGATATGCACCATACTGA
- the LOC123300999 gene encoding RNA-binding protein lark isoform X1, producing MPGFSSAGTFKIFVGNLAEKTAISDIKPLFEKYGKVIECDVVKNYGFVHMENESEGREAIQNLNGQMLSGQPMKCEAAKSRKGPGTPTTKIFVGNLNNTKAPVIRELFKKYGTVVECDIVRNYGFVHLESSGDVNEAIKELNGTIVDGQPMKVQLSTSRVRQKPGMGDPEQCYRCGRGGHWSKECPKGLGPDRFRDRMYRDYPPPPPPPFLRDRMMGRFGDAYDSYYDRARFDDSHDLFERRYNMGGRGGAGGRDFLPPPPIPPRRDPLPPLPPSMGMRGGPMRDSYSRGSSDYSMFSRRSPPSSSMRGSGMSRMYEDFSRDSFDDRRDFSSSSRRYAPY from the exons ATGCCGGGCTTTAGCAGTGCGGgaactttcaaaatattcgtTGGAAATCTCGCAGAGAAAACAGCTATTTCTGATATTAAACCTTTGTTCGAAAAATACGGAAAAGTAATTGAATGCGATGTAGTCAAGAATTACGGTTTTGTACATATGGAGAACGAGTCGGAAGGTCGTGAGGCTATACAAAACTTAAATGGCCAGATGTTATCCGGTCAGCCGATGAAATGCGAAGCAGCAAAGAGTCGTAAAGGGCCAGGGActccaacaacaaaaatatttgttggtaatttaaataatacaaaagcgCCAGTGATACGCGAGTTGTTCAAAAAGTACGGAACGGTTGTTGAATGCGATATTGTACGGAACTACGGGTTTGTACATCTTGAATCCTCTGGTGACGTGAATGAAGCGATCAAAGAGTTGAACGGAACTATTGTGGACGGGCAGCCGATGAAGGTTCAGCTCTCGACGAGTCGCGTACGACAGAAGCCTGGAATGGGCGATCCCGAACAATGTTATCGGTGTGGTCGTGGCGGTCATTGGTCAAAGGAGTGTCCCAAAGGTTTGGGTCCTGATCGTTTCCGCGATCGTATGTATCGTGATTATCCACCACCACCTCCTCCGCCTTTCCTGCGCGACCGTATGATGGGACGATTCGGG GATGCTTATGATAGCTATTACGATCGGGCTAGATTCGATGACTCACATGACTTATTTGAACGACGATATAATATGGGTGGACGTGGAGGAGCAGGTGGAAGAGATTTCCTTCCACCACCTCCAATCCCACCAAGACGTGATCCATTGCCACCGTTGCCACCATCAATGGGAATGCGCGGTGGACCCATGAGAGATTCTTATTCACGTGGATCAAGTGATTATTCTATGTTCAGTCGAAGATCCCCACCATCAAGCTCAATGCGAGGATCTGGAATGag CCGCATGTATGAGGACTTCAGCAGGGATTCTTTTGATGATCGAAG AGATTTTTCATCATCTTCAAGACGATATGCACCATACTGA
- the LOC123300998 gene encoding LOW QUALITY PROTEIN: aldehyde dehydrogenase, mitochondrial-like (The sequence of the model RefSeq protein was modified relative to this genomic sequence to represent the inferred CDS: substituted 1 base at 1 genomic stop codon), whose translation MTVDVQASIGTLRYMAGWADKNHGKTIPLDGPYFAYTRHEPVGVCGQIIPWNFPLLMLAWKLGPALATGNTIILKPAEQTPLTALYTAQLIKEAGFPTGVVNIVPGFGEAGAALVANRKVEKIAFTGSTEVGMKIQQASGLHNLKLTTLELGGKSPNIILSDVDMEYAVEAAHFGLFFNMGLCCCAGSRTYVQDKIYDEFVEXSAERAAKRKVGNPFDPTVEQGPQVDKEQQDRILKMIETGKKQGAKCVVGGEKHGDKGYFVKPTVFADVKDNMTIAREEIFGPVQQILRFKDIEEVIERANDSDYGLAAAVFTKDIDKANYIVQGLRAGTVWVNTCNALGSQSPFGGYK comes from the exons ATGACTGTCGATGTTCAAGCAAGTATTGGTACCTTACGTTACATGGCTGGATGGGCAGATAAAAATCATGGTAAAACTATTCCATTAGATGGACCATACTTCGCTTACACACGTCACGAACCGGTTGGCGTTTGTGGTCAAATTATTCCGTGGAATTTCCCATTGTTAATGCTTGCATGGAAATTAGGACCAGCTTTAGCTACAGGAAACACCATTATCTTAAAACCAGCCGAACAAACGCCTTTAACAGCATTATACACGGCCCAATTAATTAAAGAAGCCGGATTTCCAACAGGAGTGGTAAATATTGTACCTGGTTTCGGTGAAGCAGGTGCCGCTTTAGTTGCTAATCGTAAAGTAGAAAAGATTGCATTCACCGGTTCAACTGAGGTTGGAATGAAAATTCAACAAGCATCCggtttacataatttaaaacttacaaCATTGGAATTGGGTGGAAAGAGTccgaatattattttaagtgatGTCGATATGGAATATGCTGTCGAAGCCGCCCATTTTGGATTGTTCTTTAATATGGGACTATGTTGTTGCGCTGGATCTAGAACTTACGTACAAGATAAGATCTATGATGAGTTTGTCGAATGAAGTGCGGAACGAGCAGCTAAACGTAAAGTTGGTAATCCATTTGATCCAACAGTGGAACAAGGGCCACAAGTTGATAAAGAGCAACAAGAtcgtattttgaaaatgatcgaAACTGGAAAGAAACAAGGTGCTAAATGTGTTGTTGGCGGTGAGAAACATGGTGATAAAGGATATTTCGTTAAACCAACTGTTTTTGCTGATGTAAAAGATAATATGACCATTGCCAGAGAGGag attTTTGGACCAGTACAAcaaattttacgatttaaaGATATCGAAGAGGTAATTGAACGTGCTAATGATTCCGATTATGGTCTTGCTGCTGCTGTCTTTACAAAAGATATCGATAAGGCTAATTATATTGTACAAGGGTTACGTGCGGGTACTGTTTGGGTGAACACATGCAACGCATTAGGTTCACAATCACCATTCGGCGGTTACAAATAA
- the LOC123301291 gene encoding WD repeat-containing protein 46, with product MKSKRYFTDENEKSIDCEKQAIKKKNDKKNPHKVIKIKTNLNRRFMQRNQHDLNKKIKGRVPVDINLLKKHSRGEGISNFNRIQTKFRATKFKKKDKAIEWAAEQTARTEILLTEESGLLEADDGETTTQYRQTQIVENVDITSATKSFELQLNEFGPYRFRYTKNGRHLLLGGRRGHIAAFDWVTKQLHCEINVLEAVYDVSWLHLETMFAVAQKNWLYIYDNQGIELHCVKKLNNVLRMEFLPYHFLLATASDLGYLSWLDTSIGQLVTQYNTKLGRLSLMTQNPYNAVICLGHAKGVVSMWTPNLYEPVAKMLCHKAPMSGICINPSGTFMATSAVDKSLKIWDVRKLSGPLQYYKLPVAATNISFSQKNLLAVGVENIVEVYKDCCVQTANKPYLRHKMNTSVQNLHFCPYEDVLGVGMERGFTSILVPGAGEPNYDALEANPYQTKSQRREAEVKALLEKIQPELICLDPNTIAAVDVPTLKEKLDAKKKLLFVKAPKINLESRKRNKHKSSVKAAKSKKIMKEEAKRDFVRKIKEDTVEVKKKPKDKLKKRDVLDRFKTKK from the coding sequence atgaaatcaaaacgTTATTTCAccgatgaaaatgaaaaatcaattgattGTGAAAAACAAGCAATCAAAAAAAAGAATGACAAGAAAAATCCAcacaaagtaattaaaataaaaacaaatttaaatcggCGTTTTATGCAAAGAAATCAGCATGATTTGAACAAGAAAATCAAAGGCCGTGTACCTgtagatattaatttattaaaaaaacatagtcGGGGAGAAGGAATTAGTAACTTTAATcgtattcaaacaaaatttcgtgcgacaaaatttaaaaaaaaagataaagcaATTGAATGGGCAGCTGAGCAAACTGCTCGAACAGAAATTTTACTAACTGAAGAAAGTGGATTGTTAGAGGCTGATGATGGTGAAACGACAACACAGTACCGACAAACACAAATTGTTGAAAATGTAGATATAACAAGCGCAACAAAAAGTTTCGAAttacaattaaatgaatttgGACCATATCGATTCAGATACACAAAAAATGGTCGACATTTATTATTAGGTGGCCGTCGAGGGCACATTGCAGCATTTGATTGGGTAACAAAACAATTGCATTGTGAAATTAACGTTTTGGAGGCAGTTTACGATGTAAGTTGGTTACATTTAGAAACTATGTTCGCTGTCGCACAAAAGAATTGGCTTTACATTTATGATAACCAAGGAATTGAATTGCATTGtgttaagaaattaaataatgttttaaggaTGGAATTTTTACCTTATCACTTTCTCTTAGCCACCGCTAGCGATTTGGGATACTTAAGTTGGTTAGATACGTCAATAGGACAGTTAGTGACTCAATACAACACTAAATTAGGACGGCTCTCGTTAATGACGCAAAATCCATACAATGCTGTAATTTGTTTAGGCCATGCAAAAGGTGTTGTATCCATGTGGACACCAAATTTATACGAGCCCGTTGCAAAAATGTTATGTCACAAAGCTCCTATGTCTGGTATTTGTATAAATCCTAGTGGTACTTTTATGGCTACATCGGCTGttgataaaagtttaaaaatttgggaTGTACGAAAATTATCTGGACCATTGCAATATTACAAATTACCTGTGGCTGCGACAAATATATCATTTTCTCAGAAGAATTTATTAGCTGTTGGAgttgaaaatattgttgaaGTTTATAAGGATTGTTGTGTTCAAACAGCTAACAAACCGTATTTACGACATAAAATGAATACCAGtgttcaaaatttacatttctgTCCGTATGAAGATGTGTTGGGCGTAGGCATGGAAAGAGGTTTTACTAGTATACTCGTTCCAGGCGCTGGTGAACCTAACTATGATGCTTTGGAAGCAAATCCATATCAAACAAAATCACAGAGACGTGAGGCAGAAGTTAAGGCATTACTTGAAAAAATCCAACCCGAATTAATTTGTCTTGATCCGAATACAATAGCGGCAGTGGATGTACCAAcacttaaagaaaaattagatGCTAAAAAGAAATTGTTGTTTGTAAAAGCacccaaaattaatttagaatctAGAAAACGTAATAAACATAAATCTTCTGTAAAGGCTGCAAAATCcaagaaaattatgaaagaagAAGCGAAACGAGATTTTGTTAGAAAGATTAAAGAAGACACCGTTGAAGTTAAGAAGAAaccaaaagataaattaaagaaaagggATGTGTTGGACcgatttaaaacgaaaaaataa